From the Lactuca sativa cultivar Salinas chromosome 9, Lsat_Salinas_v11, whole genome shotgun sequence genome, the window TGATGGTTATAGCAGTATGAGTTGTGCCTTTCGGATGTATATCTTTGTTTATTTTTCAATATGGTGATTACGAGAGGTTCTGGTTGGAGGGCTGGTAGCCAAGATAGGCTTAAAAATGTTAAGAACGCCAAGTCGTGGCCATCATCTCGCCACGTCGTGGTAGCCATCCATACATGCTTCTTCGTAATGTGTCATGGCCACATCATGGTCATCATCCTAGCATGTTGTGGCATATGGTTTTTCTCAAACTTGTGATCTTTGAAATCCTTAAGTCTTCAGATGGTCAATTAGAAAAGTAGATGTTACAggtgtttcaaatgaatatggtgaaagaaACGATATATCTTTTATATACTATATTATAgatataaatattaataaattagtGTCATAAGATGTATGATAAGTTGTGGTGAAAGAAACGATATATCTTTTATATACTATAGTACAgatataaatattaataaattagtGTCATAAGATGTataataagttaaaaactcttagTGTGCTTATTTTAGAATCACTATAAAGAAATATGAAAAGACAAAGAAGTTTTAAATGAATATGATATTAGAAAATTTGCctatgttaatatatatatatacacacacaagaTTGTTCAAATATCTAAAAACACTAAATAAAATGAAAACGTGTGACTGGTatacttatgttattattttgcTAGGAATATTGTATACATACAACTTTTGTGATTATTCAACAATGATTATATGATAAATCATATCTTAGTATTCACATTGCTATTTATTAAAAGGAAATTACCgataaagtctcaatattttggttCAGTTTATGGTTTAATCCTAATGTTTATTGTTTTAACACATAAGTCCCGATTATCTAATTTAATATGATAATTTGTCATtttatgttgaaataaataaggaTGGTTTCATTGATTTGAGCAAAATATAACATATTCaacatttttattttcaaaaaataagagTTGAGATTAAATTATAAATTGACCTAAAATATTAGAATGTTGTAGGAGATTTCTCTTTACTAAAATactaaacacatacaacatttgTAGCGGAATAACAACCTAAAACTAAGGTTTTCATATTATCACTTTATTTGGTATTTTTCtttgaatctctctctctctctctctatatatatatatatatatatatatatatatatatatatatatatatatatatatatatatatatatatatatatatatattagaactttgTTTCTTTATGAATATTAAACTTGCATGTTTTTTTGTCAATTTTCCCCCTTATTTTTCAACATTTGGACACTTTTTGTCATTTCAAtcataatttttatattttttaggaacctttttaTATTCAAAGTTTCGTCACAAAATTTTAATGAATTGATAACTTTGGTCCGTTTTCTAAAAACTTGCTAATTCCAACCCCTTTAATTCTTTAATTATCttaacatttttggtccttacagtccaaacttttatattttttcaaaaaataccCCAGGCAAGCCCGTGTTTTTCGGTTAGTTAATATAAAATATACATAACTATGTAAATAGTTCATGTAAATAAGGAAATATTTacataaaatatgaaaaaaaagcaGTTTTGTAAATGGTGAGCTTGGCAGCCGCCTAGGTGCTGGGTAGACAACGAGTACCTATGATTTTTGTTAGGTGGTCAAATTAGGTGGAGTCAGTCAACTATGGTCAACATCGGTATAAGTAGGCGTAAACGGAGCTAGgcaacaaaattttaaatttttttcaaattttcaaatattattcaaaatgtgttcaaattttcaaattttaaatgccAGAAGTTTTAGATTTCAAGTAAAACttctaaattttaaaaatattaatatttaaaattttcaattatttatttaatataacaTAATACTTTTTTAATAAATTGTATATattatatcaaaataaataaacaattataAATAATTGTCATATTTGTTAATTTTGTTagaatatatataactttttttcaaaaattaaaaaaataaatctaAATATAATTAAGAGTCTCCGCCTAAGTGTCGGTTAATCCATGCTTGGACAGATTAGGTGCTTGAACATAATGGATCGCCTCATTCTCACTAATGACTTTTAcagtcttaaaaaaaaaaaaaaaaaaaaaaaaactcattttgcATGCAGTTAACGTCTCTCTACGACTCTATATAGTGAGAGTTAACGAAAGAGGGATTGGTGCTGTAATTAATACATAGCACAATGATCGGATTTGTAACAAAAAATTGTTTGACCAAAAATAGTCTATTATGCCAAACAATAGGTATCATTTACGATGAAAAACCAAAACAACTTTTTGTTATACGTATTTCTTTTTTGAACACACGTATGATCAAAATACAATAACTTTTCCGAACAACTATAAACCCTTTGTGTCCTACGTAGATGCATGTAATTTGTTGGTGGGTACTTTTTCACCGGCAGTGGAGGAGATAACCATAGTGGGGACAATTACACGTAAGGTTTTTTAGGTGGAGGAGGTCGTAAGGACTTGTGaaccggtggtggtggtggtgaagagtTGTATACAGGTGTATGTGGTGGTGTTGGTGAAGGTGTTATTATTATAGGGGGCTTTATTATAGGTGGATTCGGATATATATGTGGTGGATCTGGTGGGTTGTTTTCATATGGTttatgtggtggtggtggtggtggaggagacTTCTGAAACCGAGGATGAGGTGGTGACTTGTAAACATAATGATGCTTAGCTAATGACGGTGAAGATTTCTTAGGTGGAGGTGGTAGAGATGAGTAAGGATAGGTGGCGTCGGTGGATGAAGTAAAGCTTAAAGAAACAATAACCACCACAAGAGAGATTAAATGGGTTGGCATCAAAGACGTATCCCCTTTCGTTCCCATTTCCTCTAAAAGAAGTGGGATCTGATCAACTCTCTTTAGAGAAAACCTATTCTTCCCTTTTATAGGTATAATCCTTCCAACTTTGCATTTAAAAAGGTTATaactaaaagagtaaattacacaattCGTCCCTCGCCTAAGTGTCAAATTGCTCGTTTAGtctctattttcaaaaattaacccaGATAGTCTCT encodes:
- the LOC111916987 gene encoding extensin-1; protein product: MPSDHRVTQPNHRAAPPDYRHFSLKNIVDDPFIPRSSSQLILKPPPLTTRFYKERTRETDIELASPPVRKSTLQVMVVGVGRIIPIKGKNRFSLKRVDQIPLLLEEMGTKGDTSLMPTHLISLVVVIVSLSFTSSTDATYPYSSLPPPPKKSSPSLAKHHYVYKSPPHPRFQKSPPPPPPPHKPYENNPPDPPHIYPNPPIIKPPIIITPSPTPPHTPVYNSSPPPPPVHKSLRPPPPKKPYV